Proteins co-encoded in one Accipiter gentilis chromosome 33, bAccGen1.1, whole genome shotgun sequence genomic window:
- the LOC126053330 gene encoding zinc finger protein 501-like isoform X2, with the protein MILMETMREEVASLPHQTATEAEDGIVSKKEENAHQCIPGPVEPEGLLSGCSKENSSQSPAQDLVLPRRSERVQRPLEKRQSRVMLRGKSFRRLPDIIQQRNPSVGRLTICGDCGKGFRVSSNLIQHRRIHTGEKPFACAECGESFRQRSHLVQHQRIHTGERPYECSECGKSFSMSSKLIRHQVTHTGEKPYKCAECGKSFSGNSQLVQHQRVHTGEKPYECSNCGKSFSVSSALTRHQRVHTGEKPYECAECGKSFSQSSELMKHQRVHTGEKPYECSECGKSFTVSSALIQHRRFHMGERPYGCSECGKSFTVSSHLIQHRRFHTGERPFECTECGKSFLWRSALLRHHRVHTGERPYACADCGDSFRQSAHLIQHRRIHTGERPYACADCGKGFTVSSALLRHQQIHRVGEP; encoded by the exons atgattttaatggaaactatGAGGGAAGAAGTGGCATCACTACCACACCAAACTGCCACAGAAG CTGAAGATGGGATTGTGAGCAAGAAGGAGGAGAATGCCCACCAGTGCATCCCCGGGCCAGTGGAGCCTGAGGGTTTACTCTCAGGATGCTCCAAGGAGAACAGTTCCCAGAGTCCTGCACAGGACCTAGTCCTCCCACGCAGGTCAGAAAGGGTTCAGAGACCTCTGGAGAAGAGGCAAAGCCGAGTCATGCTGCGTGGAAAAAGTTTCAGGAGGCTGCCAGATATTATTCAGCAGAGAAATCCTTCTGTGGGGAGACTGACGATATGTGGGGACTGTGGGAAAGGCTTCCGGGTGAGCTCCAACCTCATCCAGCATCGAAGAATCCACACTGGAGAGAAACCTTTCGCCTGTGCTGAGTGCGGGGAGAGTTTCCGGCAGCGGTCACATCTCGTTCAGCACCAGAGAATCCACACAGGGGAGAGGCCCTACGAGTGCTCCGAGTGTGGAAAGAGCTTCAGCATGAGCTCAAAGCTGATCCGGCACCAGGTAACTCACACTGGGGAGAAGCCCTACAAGTGTGCAGAGTGTGGGAAGAGCTTCTCTGGGAACTCGCAGCTCGTCCAGCACCAGAGAGTGCACACTGGGGAGAAACCCTATGAGTGCAGCAACTGTGGGAAGAGCTTCAGCGTGAGCTCAGCCCTGACGCGACACCAGCGGGTCCACACCGGAGAGAAACCCTATGAGTGCGCGGAGTGTGGGAAGAGCTTCAGCCAGAGCTCTGAGCTGATGAAGCACCAGCGGGTCCACACTGGAGAGAAGCCGTACGAGTGCTCCGAGTGCGGGAAGAGCTTCACTGTGAGTTCAGCCCTCATCCAACACCGACGGTTCCACATGGGTGAGCGCCCCTATGGGTGCTCCGAGTGTGGAAAAAGCTTCACTGTGAGCTCCCACCTCATCCAGCACCGCCGCTTCCACACTGGGGAGCGTCCCTTTGAGTGCACAGAGTGCGGGAAGAGCTTCCTGTGGAGATCAGCCTTGCTCCGGCACCACCGGGTCCACACAGGGGAGAGGCCCTACGCCTGCGCTGACTGTGGGGACAGCTTTCGGCAGAGTGCCCATCTCATCCAGCACCGGCGCATCCACACCGGGGAGCGTCCCTATGCCTGTGCCGACTGCGGGAAGGGCTTCACCGTGAGCTCTGCGCTCCTCCGGCACCAGCAGATCCACAGGGTTGGGGAGCCCTAG
- the LOC126053330 gene encoding zinc finger protein 501-like isoform X1 yields MISHRDQKEELWFSHLHAYEGKGKTVLSGTCAAEDGIVSKKEENAHQCIPGPVEPEGLLSGCSKENSSQSPAQDLVLPRRSERVQRPLEKRQSRVMLRGKSFRRLPDIIQQRNPSVGRLTICGDCGKGFRVSSNLIQHRRIHTGEKPFACAECGESFRQRSHLVQHQRIHTGERPYECSECGKSFSMSSKLIRHQVTHTGEKPYKCAECGKSFSGNSQLVQHQRVHTGEKPYECSNCGKSFSVSSALTRHQRVHTGEKPYECAECGKSFSQSSELMKHQRVHTGEKPYECSECGKSFTVSSALIQHRRFHMGERPYGCSECGKSFTVSSHLIQHRRFHTGERPFECTECGKSFLWRSALLRHHRVHTGERPYACADCGDSFRQSAHLIQHRRIHTGERPYACADCGKGFTVSSALLRHQQIHRVGEP; encoded by the exons atgATCTCCCACAGGGATCAGAAGGAGGAACTGTGGTTCTCCCACCTCCACGCCTACGAAGGGAAGGGGAAGACCGTTCTGAGTGGCACCTGTGCAG CTGAAGATGGGATTGTGAGCAAGAAGGAGGAGAATGCCCACCAGTGCATCCCCGGGCCAGTGGAGCCTGAGGGTTTACTCTCAGGATGCTCCAAGGAGAACAGTTCCCAGAGTCCTGCACAGGACCTAGTCCTCCCACGCAGGTCAGAAAGGGTTCAGAGACCTCTGGAGAAGAGGCAAAGCCGAGTCATGCTGCGTGGAAAAAGTTTCAGGAGGCTGCCAGATATTATTCAGCAGAGAAATCCTTCTGTGGGGAGACTGACGATATGTGGGGACTGTGGGAAAGGCTTCCGGGTGAGCTCCAACCTCATCCAGCATCGAAGAATCCACACTGGAGAGAAACCTTTCGCCTGTGCTGAGTGCGGGGAGAGTTTCCGGCAGCGGTCACATCTCGTTCAGCACCAGAGAATCCACACAGGGGAGAGGCCCTACGAGTGCTCCGAGTGTGGAAAGAGCTTCAGCATGAGCTCAAAGCTGATCCGGCACCAGGTAACTCACACTGGGGAGAAGCCCTACAAGTGTGCAGAGTGTGGGAAGAGCTTCTCTGGGAACTCGCAGCTCGTCCAGCACCAGAGAGTGCACACTGGGGAGAAACCCTATGAGTGCAGCAACTGTGGGAAGAGCTTCAGCGTGAGCTCAGCCCTGACGCGACACCAGCGGGTCCACACCGGAGAGAAACCCTATGAGTGCGCGGAGTGTGGGAAGAGCTTCAGCCAGAGCTCTGAGCTGATGAAGCACCAGCGGGTCCACACTGGAGAGAAGCCGTACGAGTGCTCCGAGTGCGGGAAGAGCTTCACTGTGAGTTCAGCCCTCATCCAACACCGACGGTTCCACATGGGTGAGCGCCCCTATGGGTGCTCCGAGTGTGGAAAAAGCTTCACTGTGAGCTCCCACCTCATCCAGCACCGCCGCTTCCACACTGGGGAGCGTCCCTTTGAGTGCACAGAGTGCGGGAAGAGCTTCCTGTGGAGATCAGCCTTGCTCCGGCACCACCGGGTCCACACAGGGGAGAGGCCCTACGCCTGCGCTGACTGTGGGGACAGCTTTCGGCAGAGTGCCCATCTCATCCAGCACCGGCGCATCCACACCGGGGAGCGTCCCTATGCCTGTGCCGACTGCGGGAAGGGCTTCACCGTGAGCTCTGCGCTCCTCCGGCACCAGCAGATCCACAGGGTTGGGGAGCCCTAG